The following are encoded together in the Clostridium sp. BJN0013 genome:
- the ftsH gene encoding ATP-dependent zinc metalloprotease FtsH, with protein sequence MKKFSSATAWVIVFILVILSALWLVRTNESSTAISFSDFQKYWLSNDIKNFQLREDKMTVQGSLKNGTAYETVVPSERLFQFIGEHPKEGEVQEIYLKPATIPMWVQYLPTILLILMLVAFWFMFMQQSQGGGGNRSVMNFGKSRAKMATPDKKKVTFADVAGADEEKEELAEIVDFLKQPKKYIEMGARIPKGVLLVGPPGTGKTLLAKAISGEAGVPFFSISGSDFVEMFVGVGASRVRDLFDQAKKNSPCIVFIDEIDAVGRQRGAGLGGGHDEREQTLNQLLVEMDGFGVNEGIIMIAATNRPDILDPALLRPGRFDRRILVGAPDIKGREEILKVHSRNKHLADEVKLDVLAKRTPGFTGADLENLMNESALLAVRNNKDLIGMNELEEAVTRVIAGPEKRSRVIDDEDKRLTAYHEAGHAVVMKLLPNSDPVHEISIIPRGMAGGYTMHLPEKDSVYTSSAKLKDEIVGLLGGRVAEKLVIGDISTGAKNDIDRATTIAKKMVMDYGMSDLGPIAFGSGHDEVFLGRDLGKGRNFSEEVAFEIDKEIRKLIDEGYDKAEKLLSENMNRLKAVAEKLLEKEKLEASEFEEIFAQV encoded by the coding sequence ATGAAAAAATTTTCAAGTGCAACGGCCTGGGTTATAGTTTTTATATTAGTGATTCTTTCAGCATTGTGGTTGGTAAGAACCAATGAAAGTTCAACAGCCATTAGTTTTAGTGATTTTCAGAAATATTGGTTAAGTAATGATATTAAAAATTTTCAGCTTAGAGAAGATAAAATGACAGTTCAAGGTAGTTTGAAAAATGGAACAGCATATGAAACAGTAGTTCCATCTGAAAGATTATTTCAATTTATAGGTGAACATCCTAAAGAGGGAGAAGTTCAAGAAATATATCTCAAGCCCGCTACAATACCTATGTGGGTACAATATTTGCCGACAATTCTTCTAATACTTATGCTTGTAGCATTTTGGTTTATGTTTATGCAACAATCTCAAGGTGGTGGAGGAAATCGAAGTGTTATGAATTTTGGTAAGAGTAGGGCTAAAATGGCTACACCAGATAAGAAAAAAGTAACTTTTGCAGATGTAGCTGGAGCAGATGAGGAAAAAGAAGAATTAGCGGAAATAGTGGATTTTTTGAAACAACCTAAAAAATATATAGAAATGGGAGCTAGAATTCCTAAGGGGGTTTTACTTGTAGGTCCTCCAGGAACTGGCAAGACACTTTTGGCTAAAGCTATATCTGGTGAAGCAGGAGTGCCATTTTTCAGCATATCAGGTTCAGATTTTGTTGAAATGTTTGTTGGTGTGGGAGCTTCAAGGGTAAGAGATTTGTTTGATCAGGCAAAGAAAAATTCGCCATGTATAGTATTTATAGATGAAATAGATGCAGTTGGAAGGCAAAGAGGAGCAGGACTTGGCGGAGGACATGATGAAAGAGAGCAAACATTGAATCAACTTTTAGTTGAAATGGATGGCTTTGGAGTCAATGAGGGAATAATTATGATAGCTGCAACAAATAGACCTGATATATTAGATCCTGCACTTTTAAGACCGGGAAGATTTGATAGAAGAATACTTGTAGGGGCACCTGATATTAAAGGTAGAGAAGAAATTCTTAAAGTGCATTCTAGAAACAAACATTTAGCAGATGAAGTAAAATTAGATGTTCTGGCCAAGAGAACACCTGGATTTACAGGGGCGGATTTAGAAAATCTTATGAATGAATCTGCACTTTTGGCAGTTAGAAATAATAAAGATCTAATAGGTATGAATGAATTGGAGGAAGCAGTGACTAGAGTAATAGCAGGTCCTGAAAAAAGAAGTAGAGTGATCGATGATGAAGATAAAAGGCTTACAGCTTATCATGAAGCAGGTCATGCAGTGGTAATGAAGTTGTTACCTAATTCTGACCCTGTACATGAAATAAGTATAATACCAAGAGGAATGGCAGGAGGATATACAATGCATCTTCCAGAAAAGGATAGTGTCTATACATCAAGTGCTAAGCTTAAAGATGAGATTGTAGGACTTTTGGGAGGTAGAGTAGCAGAAAAATTGGTTATAGGTGATATAAGTACAGGAGCTAAAAATGATATTGATAGAGCAACTACTATAGCTAAAAAGATGGTAATGGATTATGGTATGAGTGATTTGGGACCTATTGCATTTGGTTCAGGTCATGATGAAGTATTTTTGGGAAGAGATTTAGGAAAAGGAAGAAATTTCAGTGAAGAAGTGGCTTTTGAAATAGATAAAGAGATAAGAAAATTAATAGATGAAGGATACGATAAAGCTGAAAAGCTTCTTTCGGAAAATATGAACAGACTTAAAGCTGTGGCAGAAAAACTTTTAGAAAAAGAAAAACTTGAAGCAAGTGAATTTGAAGAGATATTTGCTCAAGTTTAA
- a CDS encoding thioesterase family protein, with protein MEFNLKAGITSTMEMHVTDNNTAKKLGSGNLNVFATPAMITLMENTSKNSIDLHLPTGYTTVGIEINVKHIKASLVGAKIRCEAFLKEIQGKKLIFQVEAWDENGKIGEGSHTRYIVNSEDFMKKIQ; from the coding sequence ATGGAATTTAATTTAAAAGCAGGAATTACCTCTACTATGGAAATGCATGTAACTGATAATAATACAGCGAAAAAATTAGGATCAGGTAATTTGAATGTATTTGCTACACCAGCTATGATAACTCTTATGGAAAATACGTCTAAAAATAGTATAGATCTTCATTTACCTACAGGGTATACTACTGTTGGAATAGAAATAAATGTAAAGCATATTAAAGCATCTTTAGTTGGTGCTAAGATTAGATGTGAAGCTTTTCTAAAAGAAATTCAGGGGAAAAAGTTAATTTTTCAAGTTGAAGCTTGGGATGAAAATGGAAAAATTGGAGAGGGATCTCATACTAGATATATAGTAAATAGTGAGGATTTTATGAAAAAAATACAGTAA
- the spoIIE gene encoding stage II sporulation protein E — protein MQCGVEVVTYQRTEKLKGEEKNRKFEQLRNIIKLIFYFLCGFLVSRVMMVNLMAPFGIAFFISMALCGKRKPALVTGIGTLLGYISIYGNIKYLPSYCIVTITLVTLNYILKNSIKVKKLILFFAITFLEFFAYKFFVVNISPGVAILNSMFEIMCIFPLYFIINYSIICFNQLKTRHLYSSEEIISMSITTSLIIAGTWGTAIQGVSIRNVVALTFILILGYVKGSASGAAAGVAMGTIIGVTSNDMMTYVSVYGLCGLISGLFRETGKWMSGTGYIIGFAVLKMYSNIGSQFKIIEVLISCIIYFSIPQSIYRKIELELDWQKKQEHLKENYADKIKSIFMHRLDSFSHVLNDISSVLSRLASNDKLTMKTKSSALIENLADRVCSNCDMNNMCWRRETFYTYNAFLELIQNYQDNKKFIPEELQKKCTRRTLLLKNTKEIVNNYIVDEMWKSRLSECRELLAYQIGNMGKTVGEIVQDLNLDIRFNSSIENNIRRILNKNNIRYKDVFCFNDKNEHLVINLSMEACGGKQDCIKKILPLINNVTGKLMALSKDSCDINFSANSCSVTFEETPKYHIVTHVSSQCKYREKYNGDSYSFCKLPDGTYMTIISDGMGSGPQAGEESSAAVELIEKFAKAGFNKMTAINTVNSIMGIKFTEDEKFSTLDLSSINLYKGEIDFMKVGATASFIKRGEDILVIKSKTLPIGILDKPDIDIISKSVINGDFVIMVSDGVIDYNSESAGNFRWIVEFLRELDCTEPKDMCEKIMDKSKELSGGKVKDDMTVIVEKVYTLY, from the coding sequence ATGCAATGTGGAGTAGAAGTTGTTACTTATCAAAGAACAGAAAAGTTAAAAGGTGAAGAAAAAAACCGTAAATTTGAACAATTGAGGAATATAATAAAATTAATATTTTATTTTTTATGTGGATTTTTAGTGTCAAGAGTTATGATGGTAAATCTTATGGCTCCTTTTGGAATAGCTTTTTTTATATCTATGGCTTTGTGTGGAAAAAGAAAACCTGCATTAGTAACAGGAATTGGTACATTACTCGGATATATTTCAATATATGGAAATATAAAATATCTTCCCTCTTATTGTATAGTAACTATTACATTAGTAACTTTAAATTATATATTAAAAAATAGTATTAAGGTTAAAAAGTTAATTTTATTTTTTGCTATTACTTTTTTAGAGTTTTTTGCTTATAAATTTTTTGTAGTCAATATTTCACCAGGAGTGGCTATTTTAAATTCTATGTTTGAAATTATGTGTATATTCCCATTATATTTTATTATTAATTATTCTATAATATGTTTTAATCAATTAAAGACTAGACATCTTTATAGTAGTGAAGAAATAATTAGCATGTCTATAACTACTTCATTAATTATAGCGGGTACTTGGGGAACGGCTATTCAAGGTGTATCTATTAGAAATGTAGTGGCATTGACTTTTATACTTATACTAGGTTATGTAAAGGGAAGTGCTTCGGGTGCTGCAGCTGGTGTAGCTATGGGTACAATAATAGGAGTGACATCTAATGATATGATGACCTATGTTTCGGTTTATGGATTATGTGGACTTATATCAGGCCTGTTTAGAGAAACAGGTAAATGGATGAGTGGTACAGGCTACATTATAGGATTTGCTGTATTAAAGATGTATTCTAATATAGGTTCCCAGTTTAAAATAATAGAGGTACTTATAAGCTGTATTATATATTTTTCAATACCGCAAAGTATATATAGAAAAATAGAGTTAGAATTAGATTGGCAAAAAAAGCAGGAACATTTAAAAGAAAATTATGCAGATAAAATTAAATCTATTTTTATGCATAGGCTTGATAGTTTTTCTCATGTACTTAATGATATATCTTCTGTTCTTTCAAGGTTGGCTAGTAATGATAAACTTACTATGAAAACTAAGAGTAGTGCACTTATAGAAAATTTAGCAGATAGAGTTTGTTCAAATTGTGATATGAACAATATGTGTTGGAGAAGGGAGACTTTTTATACTTATAATGCATTTTTAGAATTAATACAGAACTACCAGGACAATAAAAAGTTTATTCCAGAAGAACTGCAAAAAAAATGTACCAGGAGAACTTTGCTTTTAAAAAATACTAAAGAAATTGTAAATAATTATATTGTAGATGAGATGTGGAAGAGTAGATTAAGTGAATGCAGAGAATTATTGGCATATCAGATAGGTAATATGGGGAAAACTGTAGGTGAGATAGTACAGGATTTAAATTTAGATATAAGGTTTAATTCATCAATAGAAAATAATATACGGAGGATTTTAAATAAAAATAATATACGGTACAAGGATGTATTTTGTTTTAACGATAAAAATGAACATCTAGTTATAAATTTATCCATGGAGGCCTGCGGAGGAAAGCAAGATTGTATAAAGAAAATATTACCTTTAATTAATAATGTAACTGGGAAGCTTATGGCGTTAAGTAAAGATAGCTGTGATATAAATTTTTCTGCTAATAGCTGTAGTGTAACTTTTGAAGAAACTCCAAAGTACCATATTGTCACTCATGTGAGTAGCCAATGTAAGTATAGAGAAAAGTATAATGGAGATAGCTATAGTTTTTGTAAACTACCAGATGGTACTTATATGACAATTATAAGTGATGGAATGGGATCTGGCCCTCAGGCGGGAGAAGAGAGCAGTGCTGCCGTTGAACTTATAGAAAAATTTGCAAAGGCAGGTTTTAATAAGATGACTGCTATTAATACAGTTAACTCTATCATGGGCATTAAATTTACTGAGGATGAAAAATTTTCTACATTAGATTTAAGCAGTATAAATTTGTATAAGGGAGAAATAGACTTTATGAAAGTTGGAGCTACAGCTAGTTTTATAAAGAGAGGAGAAGATATTCTAGTAATAAAATCAAAGACACTTCCTATAGGCATATTAGATAAACCTGATATAGACATAATAAGCAAATCAGTAATAAATGGAGATTTTGTAATAATGGTTAGTGATGGTGTAATTGACTATAATAGTGAATCAGCAGGGAATTTTAGATGGATAGTAGAATTTTTAAGGGAATTAGATTGTACTGAACCTAAGGATATGTGCGAGAAAATCATGGATAAATCCAAAGAATTATCTGGAGGAAAGGTAAAAGATGATATGACAGTAATAGTAGAAAAAGTTTATACTCTTTATTAA
- a CDS encoding UPF0236 family transposase-like protein, translating into MNNIILDELELNFNSIEKEIFEVVCKIGLSRIKLILENVDNLIFESRDTKRYRYKFKIEKTIQTMMGDLTFSRRYYIDKCNNRGVFLSKMKKERYSY; encoded by the coding sequence ATGAATAATATAATTTTAGATGAATTGGAATTGAATTTCAACAGTATAGAGAAGGAAATTTTTGAGGTTGTATGCAAGATAGGTTTATCAAGGATTAAGCTCATCTTGGAGAATGTAGATAATTTAATATTTGAAAGCAGAGATACTAAAAGATATAGATATAAGTTTAAAATAGAAAAAACTATTCAGACAATGATGGGGGATTTGACCTTCAGTAGAAGATATTATATAGATAAGTGCAATAATCGGGGAGTATTTCTGTCCAAGATGAAAAAGGAAAGATATTCATATTAA
- the hpt gene encoding hypoxanthine phosphoribosyltransferase: MSNMGDDIKEILINKNTIKKKVKQIGKQISKDYEGKELMLVGILKGSVPFMADLLREITIPCIMDFMAVSSYGSSTKSSGVVRILKDLDFEIENKYILIVEDIIDSGTTLSYLIEYLKGRKAKSIEIACLLNKPARRKVKIEAKYIGFEVPDYFLVGYGLDYAEKYRNFPYIGILKEEIYK, from the coding sequence ATGAGTAATATGGGTGATGACATTAAAGAAATATTAATTAATAAAAATACAATTAAGAAAAAGGTAAAACAAATAGGGAAACAAATAAGTAAAGATTATGAAGGAAAGGAGTTAATGCTTGTAGGCATTTTAAAAGGTTCAGTTCCTTTTATGGCAGATTTACTTAGAGAAATAACTATTCCATGCATTATGGATTTTATGGCAGTTTCGAGTTATGGAAGTTCTACAAAGAGTTCAGGAGTTGTTAGAATATTAAAAGATTTAGATTTTGAAATAGAGAATAAATATATATTGATAGTAGAGGATATTATAGATTCAGGTACAACTTTATCTTATCTGATTGAATATTTGAAAGGCAGGAAAGCTAAGAGTATAGAAATAGCTTGTCTTTTAAATAAACCTGCAAGAAGAAAGGTTAAAATTGAAGCCAAGTACATAGGATTTGAAGTTCCAGATTATTTTTTGGTGGGATATGGATTGGATTATGCAGAAAAGTATAGAAATTTTCCCTATATTGGTATATTAAAAGAGGAAATTTATAAATAA
- the tilS gene encoding tRNA lysidine(34) synthetase TilS: MIKNVLRTIEENKMFNKGDKVIVAVSGGPDSICLLHMLYVLQNRLGITLYAAHVNHCLRGEEGDKDEEYVKKFCESLSVEFKSLKINVNYIAKEKRISCESAGREARYKFFEELKKELKAEKIAIAHNANDQAETVLMRIMRGAGMQGLTGIRPVRDNIFVRPLIRTTRDEIEKYCDNNNLHPRIDKTNLETIYSRNKIRLELIPYIQNNFNRDIITVLNRLSDIIKIDNDYLNYISQEKFKKYCEIKAQKVIIFKGAFLEDKAVLVRIIRMSLETVAGDLKDIERIHIFNIIDIQKCSTGKEIMLPHNLLASNDYGNIIVKKNIKECMKNCEIQYTLRMGFNNITDIRSKVYINLIDLKEYAYYKKDRFIQYFDYDKIKGSIILRNRRKGDKFIPLGMIGNKKLKSLFIDLKISKDKRNKIPLICFGDDIGWIVGYRISELFKVDKNTKNILAVKFESEEL; this comes from the coding sequence TTGATAAAAAATGTACTTAGGACTATAGAAGAAAATAAAATGTTTAATAAGGGTGATAAGGTAATAGTAGCCGTGTCAGGAGGGCCTGATTCCATATGTTTATTACATATGTTATATGTTCTGCAAAACAGATTAGGTATAACTTTATATGCAGCTCATGTAAATCATTGTTTAAGAGGAGAAGAAGGGGATAAGGACGAGGAGTATGTAAAAAAATTTTGTGAAAGTTTATCTGTTGAATTTAAAAGTTTAAAAATAAATGTAAATTACATTGCCAAAGAAAAAAGAATATCCTGTGAAAGTGCAGGAAGAGAAGCAAGATATAAATTTTTTGAAGAATTAAAAAAGGAATTAAAAGCCGAAAAAATAGCCATAGCTCATAATGCTAATGATCAGGCAGAAACTGTTTTAATGAGAATTATGAGAGGAGCTGGCATGCAGGGTTTAACTGGCATAAGGCCTGTGAGAGATAATATTTTTGTAAGGCCCTTAATACGTACTACTAGAGATGAAATTGAAAAATATTGTGATAATAATAATCTTCATCCTAGAATTGATAAAACTAATTTGGAAACCATATATTCAAGGAATAAAATAAGGTTAGAGCTTATACCATATATACAAAATAACTTTAATAGAGATATAATTACGGTGTTAAATAGGCTTTCTGATATAATAAAAATAGATAATGATTATTTGAATTATATTTCACAGGAAAAATTCAAAAAATATTGTGAAATAAAAGCACAAAAGGTTATAATATTTAAAGGAGCATTTTTAGAGGATAAAGCTGTATTAGTTAGAATAATCAGGATGTCACTGGAAACTGTGGCTGGAGATTTAAAAGATATTGAAAGAATTCATATTTTTAATATAATAGATATTCAAAAATGTTCTACAGGTAAAGAGATAATGTTACCCCATAATTTGTTGGCATCAAATGATTATGGAAATATAATAGTAAAAAAAAATATAAAAGAATGTATGAAAAATTGTGAGATACAATATACTTTACGAATGGGATTTAATAATATTACTGACATTAGGTCTAAAGTTTATATAAACTTAATTGATTTAAAAGAATATGCATATTATAAGAAAGATAGATTTATTCAGTATTTTGATTATGATAAGATAAAAGGGAGTATTATATTAAGGAATAGAAGGAAGGGAGATAAATTTATACCACTTGGGATGATTGGAAATAAAAAATTAAAGAGTTTATTTATAGATCTAAAGATATCTAAAGATAAGAGGAATAAAATTCCATTAATATGTTTTGGAGACGATATTGGATGGATTGTTGGGTATAGAATAAGTGAACTTTTTAAGGTGGATAAAAATACTAAAAATATTTTGGCTGTAAAGTTTGAAAGCGAGGAACTATAA